The genomic window GCAAACAATAATCGATTGAGAAATAACTATTAATATCAAGTTTTCTGAGGTTAACAAGCCTCGTCATTAGCAGCTTTTTTAATGATTTTAGGAGGATAAATCCAGTTTAAGACTAACTTCAAAGTTGATCCTTGAAGAAGTATTGATAAGACCACAACAGTATATGTAATTCCAACTATCATGTTTCCCTCATCAGGAAGTGATAATGCTAAAGCAAGAGAAATACCTCCTCGGACACCTGACCAAGCTACTAAGACATTATCTTTAGTCGAGCTATGAGAGAGTTTTTTATCAATTAATGTTATAGGTATAGAAACACTAATAAATCTTGAAATCGTTACAATAAATATTCCCGCAACACCTATCCAAAAAGCATTTATATTAAATGGTATGCTTGTTAGTTCAAGACCTATTAGGATAAATAAGAATGAGTTGAGCATGTTATCTATTACCATCCAAAAGTTATCTAACTTACGGACTTGTTCAGGATTTACATTTTTACGGTCTGAAAGGCTATTACCAATAAACAATCCAGCTACTACCATTGATATAGGTCCAGATACATGTAAGCTATGGGCAATTACATAGCCCATACTGGCAATACCTAGAGTTAAGAAAATTGATGTCTCAGAATCTTCATTGGTATTTAAAAAGATTAAAGCAGTTTTTGCAAAAATATAACCAAGAAGTATACCGCCACCTGCTTCAATGGTAATTTGCTTTGATATGGTCCAGATAAAGTCAAAATTACTAACTGATATTGCATTACCAAAATCACCACCACTACCAAAGAATACAATATTTGAAAGTACTACAAAAAGGACAATTCCAGTTGCATCATTAAATAAGGACTCGCCAACGACTCGAGTTTTAAGATGTTTAGGGATTGTTTTGTTGCCTGCGAGTGTGCTAATTACTGCAATAGGGTCAGTAGGTGATATTAGAGCACCAAATACTAGACAATAACCAAAACTTAGCTCCACACCTACTAGTTTACAAAATCCATAAATTAAAAGGGCTGTTGATCCAGCAGATAAAAATAAACCAACACTAGCCAACCCAAATATTGCTTTTAATTCTTTTTTTAAATCAATCATATTAAAATGTAATGCATTAGCAAATAATAAAAATGACAGCATTCCATCTAAAACAGTAGTTTTAAAATCAAAACTAGATAAGGCGACTACTAAGAAGTTATCTTTAGATAAAAATGAAGCACATAGAGCAGAAAAAGTTATTGAAAGTACCGTTAGTCCTATAGCTTTAGGAAGTTTTAAAAATTTGGTGTTAATATAGCTCATCATGGCAGCTACTACAGTGAGTAAGCTAAATAAAAAATATTCATTCATGGTGTTTTATCCTTATAAAAAGTGGCTTTAAAGGCCACAGCTATATTCCCAGCTACAAGCTTTGGAAAGTTCTAGCATAATATTATCTTTATCTAAAAAGTTATCTTTTGAATTCGCAAAAGATTCACTTCCAAACATAAAAGTTTGGTTTTCTTGTTCTAATTGTATTATTTTTTGACTATCATGTGTAGTGATAGTTTCAAATTCTTTTTTTGTAAAATGAATACATGGCTGACATTCTTGACTCCTAAATACTGGAGTGAAAGGTAAATCAGATATGTACTGCTGAATATCAGCAAACGATTTATCTAAAAGAGGGTATTTTAATTCACGATAATCATATTTTTCTTCTTCATCTAGGTTTTTAAGTAAAGATGATGCTAAAGATAGATCTTTGCGGTGGCTAAGTAAAATAGTTGCCTCACAATCGGGATCTATTTCATCAATTTCAGTTAGTAATGTAATACCTTTTAAGAATCCTGCACACCAGCTAAATTGCTGAGAAGGAAATTGTTTACGGGCTGTAACTAATTCTTGAAATGAATTTTCGGATTTTAAGTGTGAGTATTTTATATTTGATTTATCAAGCCAATTAAAGACTTTTTCAAGATAGTCACTCCAATCACTCGAAGCAAAGCCAGTATCTACAGAGAGTACATAGAAGTCATTATTTAAGTTTTCTTTCGCCCAACAAATAAGAGCTAAAGAGTGGATACTATAGTTTGCAATTATGAAGTTTTTTGAGGAATTATTCATTCTATATTCCTATAGCATTTTTTATCTCTTCTAGTTTTTTTATTGCAAGTGGTCTTGTTTTACTGGCTCCTTTAGCAAGTATATCTTCAACTACTTTAGGATTGTTTATCAGATAATCATATTTTTCTCGTGATTCAGCTAAGAATGTATTTATTTTCTCAAATAAAATCTGTTTAGCATCTCCCCAGCCCAATCCACCAGTTATATATTGCTGCTCTAAATTTTTAATTTCAGACTCTTCTGCAATTGCTTTATAAATTGCAAACACAGTACAGTTAGTTGGATCTTTTTTTTCTTCAGGTAGTTGAGAATTTGTGATTATTTTCATAACCTGTTTTCTAAGCTTCTTTTCAGTAGAGAATATCGGAATAGTATTATCATAACTTTTAGACATTTTCCGGCCATCTAAACCAAGTATGGTTTGACCATCTTCATTAGTGTAAGCTTGAGGTAAAACCAATGTTTGAGTTTTATATATATGGTTAAATCTATTTGCAAGGTCTCGAGCTATCTCTATATGTTGAATTTGGTCTTTGCCAACAGGGACAATCTCTGCATCAAACATTATAATGTCAGCTGACATTAATACAGGATAGTTAAACAACCCCATAGTTATGCCTTTATCTGGATCTGAATTATTTGCTTGGATATTTTGGTCAGCAAGAGCTTTATATGCGTGAGCTCTATTTAGTAAGCCTTTTGGAGCAACAGTAGTAAGTATCCAATTAAGTTCCATTATTTCTGGAATATCTGATTGGCGATAGAAAAAAGAGTTGTCGGGATCAAGTCCAAGAGCTAACCATGAACAAGCGATTTCATTAATGTATTGTAATCGAAGTTTTTTATCCCAAAGTTTTACTAGTGAGTGTTGATCTGCAATGAAGTACATACACTGGTAATCTTGATTTAAAGACATTTCTATAGCAGGCTTAATTGCACCAATATAGTTACCAAGATGAGGAGTTCCAGAGGGAGTTATTCCTGTTAAAATAATTTTTTTAGACATATGTAAATTACTAGTGATATTTTACTTGAAATTTTAACATATTGAATGCTTTTAGATAAGTAATATTATGTATGTAGATTAAAATATCTTGGAGCGGGAAACGAGGCTCGAACTCGCGACCCCAACCTTGGCAAGGTTGTGCTCTACCACTGAGCTATTCCCGCAAGAATTCTTAATGGCACACCCAAAGGGATTCGAACCCCTAACCGCTCGGTTCGTAGCCGAGTACTCTATCCAGTTGAGCTATGGGTGCAATTAAGTGATGACAATTATAGATTTAAAAAATTAGTTAGTCAAGTTAGTTATGTCATTAATTGTGTCAATAAGCTTATCTTCTAATTCTTGGTCAGATAAACTTGTATTATCAATAACAAAATTAGCCATTTTTTCTCTTTCAGTATCAGATATTTGTAAGTTTATGAAAGCGGTAGCTTGTTGACGATCTTTATTATCTCTTTCCATTAATCTTTGAACTCTTGTTTCAAAGTCTGCTTTAATTACGATTACTTTTTTTACATAACTGTAGTGCTTGATGTTATAAGGTGCTAGTAGAGGAATATCTACAATAGTCATAGAAGAAGAGGATTCTTTTACTTGTTTTTTTATTTCTCTATTAATTACAGGATGTAGATAATCTTCTAGCCATTTTTTTGCTTCGCGCGACTCAGTAATAATTGATCTAAGCATTGCACGATTTATATTTTTATTCATTATGACATCACTGCCAAATTTTTCTGCTATTTTTTTTATAACTGTGGGTTTTTTTGTAATTTCTCTACTGATAGTATCAGCACACACG from Francisella adeliensis includes these protein-coding regions:
- the trpS gene encoding tryptophan--tRNA ligase, which gives rise to MSKKIILTGITPSGTPHLGNYIGAIKPAIEMSLNQDYQCMYFIADQHSLVKLWDKKLRLQYINEIACSWLALGLDPDNSFFYRQSDIPEIMELNWILTTVAPKGLLNRAHAYKALADQNIQANNSDPDKGITMGLFNYPVLMSADIIMFDAEIVPVGKDQIQHIEIARDLANRFNHIYKTQTLVLPQAYTNEDGQTILGLDGRKMSKSYDNTIPIFSTEKKLRKQVMKIITNSQLPEEKKDPTNCTVFAIYKAIAEESEIKNLEQQYITGGLGWGDAKQILFEKINTFLAESREKYDYLINNPKVVEDILAKGASKTRPLAIKKLEEIKNAIGI
- a CDS encoding cation:proton antiporter — encoded protein: MNEYFLFSLLTVVAAMMSYINTKFLKLPKAIGLTVLSITFSALCASFLSKDNFLVVALSSFDFKTTVLDGMLSFLLFANALHFNMIDLKKELKAIFGLASVGLFLSAGSTALLIYGFCKLVGVELSFGYCLVFGALISPTDPIAVISTLAGNKTIPKHLKTRVVGESLFNDATGIVLFVVLSNIVFFGSGGDFGNAISVSNFDFIWTISKQITIEAGGGILLGYIFAKTALIFLNTNEDSETSIFLTLGIASMGYVIAHSLHVSGPISMVVAGLFIGNSLSDRKNVNPEQVRKLDNFWMVIDNMLNSFLFILIGLELTSIPFNINAFWIGVAGIFIVTISRFISVSIPITLIDKKLSHSSTKDNVLVAWSGVRGGISLALALSLPDEGNMIVGITYTVVVLSILLQGSTLKLVLNWIYPPKIIKKAANDEAC
- the coaE gene encoding dephospho-CoA kinase (Dephospho-CoA kinase (CoaE) performs the final step in coenzyme A biosynthesis.), whose product is MSIINTYPIAITGGIASGKSKATEILREKLDLTVVCADTISREITKKPTVIKKIAEKFGSDVIMNKNINRAMLRSIITESREAKKWLEDYLHPVINREIKKQVKESSSSMTIVDIPLLAPYNIKHYSYVKKVIVIKADFETRVQRLMERDNKDRQQATAFINLQISDTEREKMANFVIDNTSLSDQELEDKLIDTINDITNLTN